The following is a genomic window from Triplophysa dalaica isolate WHDGS20190420 chromosome 22, ASM1584641v1, whole genome shotgun sequence.
CAAGTGGCCAAATTGGATGGGAACTCCTTGCTAAAGGCCGTCTACCAAAGCAGGTTGCGTCTCACACGTCTGCTTCTAGAAGGTGGAGCTTACGTCAACGAGAGCAATGAACGTGGGGAAACGCCCCTGATGGTCGCCTGTCAGAACAGACCCGCAGACCCCCAAAGTGTTTCGAAGGCTAAGATGGTAGGATATCTGCTTGAGAGTGGGGCTGACCCAAACATCCAGGACAAGAGCGGGAAGACGGCTCTTATGCACGCTTGTTTGGAACAAGCCGGAGCTGAAGTGGTGTCGCTGCTCTTGGGTAACGGGGCTGACCCTTGTCTTGAGGAACATACGGGTTCGTCGGCTCTGATTTACGCCATCAATGCCAGTGATGAAGAGACTCTTAAAATGTTGATTGACGCCTGTAAAGCCAGAGGAAAAGAAGTTATCATCATTACCCCTGACAAACTAGCATGCGCAAGGCAAATCACAAAACAGTATCTTTCGATTCCTCCGACTGCACCAGGGGATGAATGGGACAAGATGCATCCCACCCTAGCTCCATGTGCTTCTCCTTCTGATATTTACCTAAGTACGTCACCACAGGGGACCCTTTCCTCCAACACATCAGAGCATATGTTTTCCTTCCAGGACCTCCAAAGCATGGCAAGCTCCCAGCCGACTTCTCCCTCCCACCAACCGTCCCTGGTGAACAGAAGAGTGGACAAGCTCCATCATCTTCAAAGACTACACTCCGAGCCCTGGCTGAAGATTCCACCATCTTTCCTCGCCCAACAGCATGCCAAAGGTACGACTCCAACTGAGGAACTCCCTGACATCACTCCAGAGGATGAGATGACTTTCAGAATGAACAGAATGGCTTTCGGCAACTGTCCACTTTCACGTCATTGCAGTGTTGATCTAAAAGAATCCAACTCTTTGAGTCAAACTAACAACGGCGAGGGGCTCAGACCTGCAGGAGGACTGTGCCGAAACATGTCCTTTGATAGCTTATCATCGCTGCACTCTCTGTCCAATCCCAATCTTCACTACAAAAGTAATGCAGGAAAAAATCAGGACAAAGCTCTGCCGCATTTGGCAGTCTCCAGTCTCCGTAACATCATCCAGAGAAAGAAACTAGGAGTGGACCACTACAGCTCAGATTCCCAGCTTGCCCTGACCCTTGCCACCTGCCCAGAAGATCGTAAAGGACACCAGGAAAAGAGAAAGCTTGTTAAGTCACAGTCTCCTATGTTGGTAGGCTCAAGAGAATCTCTTGAAAGTGTCACAATGCCTTGTCTGCACAAGAGGAACCCAATCGGCTTTGAGCGGCGAAGCTCTGGGCCACTACTATTGGATCCCATCTCGCATCCTCGCGTCGGCTTCCTTCCACCGTTGAACCAGCATGCTCCAATCCCAAACATTACTGGGACCAGCAATTCGAGCAGCATTGGCGCCAGCAACAAAGTGCCTGCGGACCAAAACTCATTTTTCCATCTGCTCCGACAGGTTTTCCCAAGGATCCCAAGACCAAGAGGCTACTGATGCGGAGACACTCCATGCAAACTGAGCAGCTCAAAAGGCTTGGTGAATTCAATGAAATTTTTGGTCACTAAATGCTATGGCAAACAATTCAACCACCTTGCTCTTCAACCAAGACACGAAACATTTGAATGAAGTCTATATTGAAAATAAACGGTTCTTCTGGTGGTTGACCTATTAAGAAACTTTAAAGGTACTATGAAAAGTAATACATGATTTagggtaaaaaaaatacaaatgcttttgtgttgtgcttGATGCTCATAATCTACGTAAAAAACATTACTACTCAAAATGTCATCTTCATGGGTACACCAACCTAAAGGAAAATGATATTTATTGAACAGTTTTGGTAATTATTAAATGCTACATTTGTTACAGTGATGATCACAACCATTTGGTTGTTTGGATGTCATTGGACCTCAATGGCGAGTCTAATAACGGCAGTAAAAGAGAGATTGATGTCAACTTTACAGTGACTTCCATAGACTCTGTCTAAGAAATCCCACTTGCActactttttttgtaatttgatgcaaaggtaatataatacaaagtatagagttataaatgtacatatattttttaaaatgaaaatgtaaaaaactttgGAGGATTTACGATGCCGATGACCATTGAACTCATGGCAGTCATGTGAAAAAGGTCCAACTACTGTCTCATTTGAACGATTCAGTtttctaaacatttaatgtCATAAATGAGCATGAGACGACAAGTGTACATATTTATCAAAATTTTATTCTATATGAGATAcatataaatgaatgtttgaagAACATCCTTAGGTCCCACACCAGacaatttatcaaataaatctGGTTTCATGAATAAATAGATATACATTATGCACACTGGTACATCTTAACAGCTTTTTGTAGAGCATCAAAATACTTAAtagttatgattttaattaatctGTAACAGTGAGAAAATAACTTGACTCCCAAACTATTCCACTGCAACCAGGGGATCATATGTGAGATGCCTACAAAATGATAAACTCATTTCACAGACATTAATCTTAATCTTTCGGTGACAATCATATGAGTTTTGaacatttgtattcattatATATGCGCATTTGGTTTGAGGCAGAGCTGCAGaatcatttagtttgtttaaaatgtcaatttatcaCTCAATGTTTATAACTCaatgtatcaaataaaatgatttatcactgtttatattgtatttcatcCCAAAggatacataaaataaaaatacgcAACAATCACTCGTCCTGCCTTTCATTTCTCCAACCACAgtaaaagtgcattttttatATCCAAGAATTGAATCTAGAATGTTGTCAGAAAGCAGTACTTAAAACGAACTTCAGAAACATCATCattcaaacaaatattttttgcagcTTTGTTTTACAGCTGTAAATTCATTTAGGCTGATAATAAATGTGCAGGACCTCAGTCCGCTTAATCATAATAAGAGAAAAggcttttattgcatttataaaaCTGCTACTTAAGATCAGGACCATCATCCAGCATCTTTCGATCAAAATCAGTCCAGAACTCTCATGATTTTTATAAAGCAAGTAGTGAAGTGTAGACGTTTGGCAGCCCCTATAAGTAACATGGTGCAAAACATGAAAGGTTCAGATATGACAGGACCCTTCTGAACATTTGGGGCTGATGGCAACCTCGAAACGTGTAGTGTTAATAGACTGAtctgtttttactttttcttcaaTCAATGCAGTATTGTGGAAAAAGCacataaatgttcaaataaatctttatatAGATACAGTCTTGATGTGTTTATCCTTCATTCCCTACTTCTCTTCGTTTTTTTATGCTGTTTAAAGGAAACAACTAACAATGTTGTGATCGTCACACTGAGCTATAAGCTCAATTCTGCTGTCAGGTTTGGGCTAGAATTGCAGACTATCAAAAATATCACCTTTAGTCAACACATGGATCCAAAAATAGAATTCAAGCTTAATAAAAGCTTAATCGAATGAACAGATGACTTCATCTTTACAATTTAAACTGCTTCTTATCCTCGACGTATTTCATAAAGTGAGAGAAATGACAAAGCATCCGTTTCTGTACGTAGAAAGTACAAGAATCAGTACTTGGGGTCTTAATATGAACCCGTCAACAGGCTTGAAGCCACTTCTTACGGTAACACTGGCTTCTGAAAGATGGCGAAAACGCACCGCAGATTCACAATTCGTGCTCAGGAAACACAGACTTATAAACGCAGTGCATCACATGCATTATGTTTGCCGTGTGCCTGATCAAATAACGGTTATAATTCTTGGTATATCTGACATCAGTCATACAAAAACAATTCAGCTATTCAGAACAGCATTCAACTAACAGATGCTTTCAACCGATGACTGCCGGTGTTCACCAAATCTTCACAACTTTTATTTGATTGATCTAATACACCAGAATCTCGAATATGGTTCCACTTCTCCGAAGTGCTTTTTCAAGTCCTTTAAAATCTATCAAACCCTCTATACCTTCTCAAATATCAGATCTCTCCACACCTGAAGTTCACTGCTTTCCATTGAAAAGGTCCCACTGGCAGACTATAGATATAAATTATAAGCCACCAGCTTTCAAATGAAGACATCTCAGATTTTCAGAGTGATGTAGAAGAAAAACTCCATGTCCATGGCCTGATGGGGGACACTGGAGCTTCCTCCGTGGATAACTGGAATCAGGGCCCCGTCTAAGTCATTCATATACTTTTGAGGGAGCAGACGTCCCGCAGACCCCGCTTGGTACTCAACCTACAAAAATACAACGTCAATTGAAACATAATCTCAATAACAGTAACTGACTAAAAGTAGCGCTGTTAACAAACCCGACTGAATATGTTTAAATGATCCATTAAATCATTGTACCATGTCTGAGTCTGTGGAGACTCTGAGGGCGAGATGGTTGATTCCATTGGTCATAAGGACAGAAAGGTGCGGACAGAGAGCAGCGCAACTGGCCGTGGCGATCTCTCTCTGGAACTGAGCGGATGACGTGAGAACAGCAGGCAGCGAGACGTCTGGGGACTTCAGCAGATAGAAGACCTGATGGAGGATACAAGAAATGAAGACCGAAGGACGACGTGTGAAGTCAACTGACACTGGCCGAATGCCAACTCACCTCAGTGCACTTGATGCTCCGGCCGTCAAGCTCAAACTCGGAGTCCTGTTGAACCCTGATGCTGGACACGCCCTCCAGAGATCTGCCATCGACTGGGCTGGTGACTCTGCAAATGCGTGGAAACACATCAAAAAAGTGAGCCAGGAAGTTTCATTTAAGCCTTACGCTAACAAAGCCAAGTTTTGTTCACACTCCTTATGGTGTAAGAATCGAATTTGTTCTCTTCGAAAAACAACGCTCGTGGTGCAGAAGACTAACAAAAACTGATTTATTCAGCACAACTGTTTGTGTAAAATTCATGTAAAAGATGAATCTCTAGTACCCGGTGCTGGGGGGTGCAGTCCAGTCAACCCATCGCACGGTCACGTTTTCCCGTGTCTCCTCCGTATCTGCTTTTCCACAAGGTATCTGAAAGTCAGTCTGGTCCCTGAGGGCCTGTCGCAAACCCTCCATGGTCTCTGGAGGAATCTGCACCATTAACCCATCTgaacataaaaacatgacatggaGCATGATGACATCACCGAGGACTAGTCAGCAGAAACAGAGCGAGTTTATGTACTGTTTGAAAGTTTACCCTCCACAATACTAGATTTTGCAATGAATCCTGATGAGGCTTTCAGAGCCCCGTTGAAGACCACGAAACTAGCTCCAGTCACTGTGAAGACAAGATTGTGAGCAGTAagaaatacagtaaaaacatttaacacacacaaaggGACTTATACTGCAATCAaacattaatctttttttatcaatatctgtgtgttccctgggagtCGAACCCACAACATTTGCATTGCTAACACCAATTGAGCTATAGCCCAAAGGCCCAAACAACGAAGCATGAAAATATCAAGCATTATTGAAGATAAAATGTGTTTGCGACTAGATGTTCAGCTTTGGATGTGTAACAGTTCACAAACCTCTCCTGGTCTTTCCTGGGATGCTGTTAGCTTGCGTCTGGTAGCTTCCGTCCTCGTTCTGCAGGCAGACCAGGTGAGAATCTGCCACAGTGCTGAAACATGCGCCGAAGCTGATCACATGCTCATTGGAGGAGTTCACGACCTTCAGCATCTACAACAGTCAGAAAACACAACGTAAATGACATCAAAGATACTGGAGCATGAGCTCTGCACGATTCAGGTTCAAGTCTGACCTCATTAAACCGGGATTTGGGGATTTCGATATAACTGTTGCCCATCTCCATATGCACCTGCAGGCTGTCCACAACGGGTAGACTGTACTGGTAATTCCTCAGGTCCTGTGAAAACCAGCCAAACACAGGAATGAAAAGAGTTTCAGTTGCAAAAAAAAGTCTGAAGAAACCTGGCAAGTTGTTTTGCATAACTTTTTAGGCTTTACACATAAAAGAATGTTTCATATATTGTTTAAAAGACCAACTAAattgtttgaaatgttaaaatctaCAACAGTCAGGAAGTTTTGGTGAGTATGAAACATGAACACGTACTGCGAGCAGATTCATGATGGTGTGCCCCGTCTCTTTAAATACTGACTCACGGAAACGCACACTCACCAGCGGGCAGGGATACACTGCAGAGAACAAACAACAGATCACATGATCATAGGGGGCGGAGCTTCTATCATGCACTTGATTCTAAGCAACACTGTGAgcttatttatatgaataaaaaaagaatgcattTTCACATGGAGTAACTACGTCTTTTCCTCCTCATCGTCccaatgaatgtttttaaataagttgCAATGGGACGTACCGCTGTACTGTGCCCCCAGAGTGAGAAGCAGTCGGAGGGGAAAAACTTTAGCCCAGGGCACCTCCAGCTTTTGAATCAAAAGCCCAAAGAGGTAAGAAACCTCCGGGGGCAGATCCAGACCATCCGAGGGCTGAAAGGTGTGAGAAAAGAACAGCACACCAGCGTGATCTTTACTGCcgagaaaactgtctgtgaacGTCATGTTACTGAGATGCTCGACGAATTTCCCTGTAGGGGAGAAACAAAAAGCCAATCAGTGTCGGCAGATTGGGTGGACAATTTCCAGCTCAAAGGCTCAATAAAACCCGCCCATTTCAACAGAAAACAACCCAAATTTTAACTGCCAAAATAATGCGatagaaatgtattgcaatgtcAATCAACGATGataatgacaattttttctACTTAAAACGAGGTATGACaggatgacaaaataaaataaaaacagtaaaacagatcAAACATAGCAAATGCATTAAAGAGAGTTAGAACATATTACTAATATGTCCATAAACCACTTCAAAGCGAAAATCAAGAAATTAACCCATGACTTTAACCCTCAAACGCCATATGCATCACTTTGTAAATTTTTGTGCAAAAAGTGCCCACTATAATTAATCAAAAAGCAACATGAGTAGGCATTTTACACTCGTTCATGAACTTCATGCACACACAACGGCAGCCAAAAATGTGCAATTCATTGATACATACTAATAGGGCAGAACAAAAAGGAACAGCAGCAACGATAATGTGCTTACCTTTTACAGTTGCCTTAACATCGGACAGAACTACAGTACGTCTTTCgtgaaatatactgtatattgcagAACATATAATTCAAAATTTAGCAAGTCCAGCAGCTATCAAGGACGAGTATGCCAGTATAAGTTACAGTCTGTACAGTTTAGAGGTGATGATGAACAGAATTGGTATACTCGCATATTCAGTTAGATTTCTATTAAATCACTCAACTGTGCACTGAATTCAGTTAAACTTATATTAGTCTTTGAGTCATCTGTCACAACATGTAATCCACGTTGTGAGATTTGAGTTACTCTCCCTACCATGCAACATATATTTGGGCCACTTTGGTATTGCGATCGCGTCAATAAAAAATCTGGTCCTTTATCGTACCAAAACCTTGTCACTCACGAGTCAAGAGTCATCAGATCTCAATGGTAGATTGATTGACAGGTCACCCTATCCCAGACCCAGAACTGATTGGTTAAACTGAACCAATAAGGGCTGACATAATGTGTATATGACTGCACTACACattatttttgaacattttggcAAAGAATAGGCAAGCTGCTTGAGCGGGTTTTAATTTCATAAGCAGCCCAAATCTTGTCCACCCGcccaatgcatttttttcaccGGTCTAACACGTTCAAAAGGATCCCAACGGTTCGCgtccaatctggcaacactgaaGCCAATATGAGCACCTTATAATCCTCATTCACAcgtgaaatgttttgtgttctaGGTGAACAGGTTACAAGACAATCACTCCACAAATAAAACCTCACAACAAAGGTTATATTGAGgacaagaaaaaagaaaagagggaTGTACTATGCAGACATATTGTAATGTTCACaactccaaaatgagaactaaTTGTTGCTCATTAGAATCAAAATAAAGGTCATGTTATCAAGAAGTCTTACAAGAACAGTAGCAAAAAGATCGGATTGGGTGAATTCTTAAAATCTGATTCATAACAGTTTTGCGTCACATTGTACATACCATTCTGTGCATCCTGGTATATGCTAACATAAAGGTTGAATACATCTCTAGGCAAACTGTTCTCCTCTGGGAGACACTCGATTATAAACACCAGCTCCTTCTGTCCAACGCCCTGGAGACCATTAGAGCTCATACACCAGCATCTTTTCTCACAATCTACGAGGCAAACAGGGCAAGGCATGAACAGGTTGCATATGCTCACATCTTAAAGGAAatgttcacttcaaaattttgttattttttactcacccacatgacgagAGGAGAATACATGATTAAACTCGTTATTTTGGTCTTTTTATCGCTTGTAAAATATTCTCATCACTTCATGAAAATTAAATTGAGCCACTGTTAGCAAATGGAcaaatttaaatgtctttaatatttttctggagctgacaacaactataaccacgatgtctatgaggaggcccctaaaatatctttatttgtgttccgaagaccccgggaggtcttaaaacatgttgaacgtcatgtAGGGgaggtaaaaaaataacacaattttgattttgaggtgaactatttcattaaagtgataggtcacccaaaaatgaaaattcagtcatcatttactcaccctcttgtcagttcaaacctttatgactttttttcttctgcagaacacaaaagaagatattttgaagaaagttggttaccGGACAGCGCTGgcccctattcacttctattgtatggacacaaaaccaatgcaagtgaatggggtccagttaacaacattcttcaaaatatcttcttttgttttctgccgaagaaagaagctcataaaggtttgaaacgacaagaggggattcaaatgatgacagaacgtttatttttgggtgaactttcactttaaaagtAAACTGAAATATGATCTTAATACTTACATGTTACAAGCTTGACATTCACAACTAAATTGGTGTTGAGCACAAAGGTAAGAGGCAGAGGTCCTCCCTCTTCCAACAGCAACAATATCTGGCAAACAGCAGGTCGTTCCTCGACTAATAAATctgtaaagaataaaaaaaaaaacaatatattcacTATTGACTGACAAACTGTAGACCGTCAACATGTCATCATTCTCATGTCGATATTCCTAAGTACTTACCTCCTCCTTCCTCCTCTCCTGTAGTAATGAGCAGTGGAGGTAAGCCATCGTCATCCTCTGGCACCAGACTGACATCTTTCTGAACACAGCTGCTCAATCCACAGAGCAAAGCGTAGTCCCACGGGCCCCTGATGGGCGGACGGCTCACCTCAGCAGCGCCGTCCGATCTTCCCTCAGAACTCTCCCCACATTCATCAGGAATGTTACCATCAAACTGAAAGGCAGCAGATGAATACATCACATCAAGCGGCGTTATCAGACATGCAGATTATTGGTAAAGAGGATTTAGCTGTCTCACTCCTGGCGGTTCTGGAGTCACGGGACTGGATTCCTGCGAGGATCTTCGGGTCTGGACCGAGAGCTTTGTTGTGTCTGCTACCTCGCCGTTTGGAAGAATACCGTCTGCAAACCACACATGCTTCTGCTCACGTGGAAAACCTGCGGAAACAATTGACGAACCATCATGAGAACCGTTTTCACCACATACCAAATGACATAGGCCGCATTCATAAGTCTTCATCATTCCGAGTACGTACTCAATTGTAACGCACGATCCCTTATTGTGTACACTACATAATATGGATGGTCCATAAATTGTGACGCTTTTAATTGATTCAGGAGGTGATTACAGTTAAGAGTGGGAGTCACTGTCTGTCCTAAACTGGCAGTGCGGTGTGTACCGTCATTACCGGGGTGTTTGAGGACAGACACGGGAACCATGACGGTGGGAGGGGGTGAGTTGAGGGTGCCGGCGGCTCGGGCCTGCTGCATGGGCGGTATGGTGGAGCAGTACTCTGATGGGATGTTGGGGTTGGGACTGGGCCCAGTCGGGCTCATCATTCGATCATGGGCTTGAgctgcacacagacacaatcAGCAGAAGTTCTGTCAGTGATGAGGTTCAGTGTGAAATGAAGAATATGAGAGACAGAGGGAACTGTGGGTAAATGCTTTTGACATGGTACAAAAGCACACGGTACATCATTAGATGTTACGCTAACGGTTTCAACAACTTAAAAAGGATATGAACGGCCCCTTTTactttctttataaatgttcGTAGTGTGATTGTGCACGATTCCCCAGTGTACATTATTGCAAAGAGAAACgatttgttttaataatctTTCCCCAGGATGTATTAACTGTCTATAcctctgaatattttttttgtgccGTATGAAAACAGATTATATTTATTGGATGACATAAATCTAATTTAAGGACTAAAGGATCCAAATATTGTAAGTGttacaaattatgttttaaattgtcaTTAAATATCCTATGACATGACTGGATGATTTTCAATCCACTGTGAACACATTTCATGTTGAAACAGTTGGGGAGAAGCACATTAAAGTTCTGGCGttcttttagatatttttatttagtattaaatatttattattcgTTTCTTAAAATCAAAGATTTGCATATGCACCCAAAAATCTACATATTCCACTGATCAGAAAATCTCGTTAACAGGGtcttaaaagttaaaatttaaacaggttttataAAAGCTAAAAAGAAATGATTgttataatctttattttatattggcTATATAAACCTTTAAACTATTCATCACGTTATTGACCTGTATCCAGGAACCAGATTATGATCCAAAGTCCAAACACCATTCAGCAGTAacgaaaaaaaaatctaatgtttaaaacaacaaccCAAACCCAAtcatttaatgttattaaactgAAGGTCATTGAACCGCCAAACTGTAGAAATAAGACGTTCATGATAAACAACAgtgcagtgtgtctgtgtctggcTTGCTATGCATTATGTTGATTAAGGTTCATAGATGCTCATCGACCGGATTACACTGGATCTGCCTGTGACACCCACAAACATGTCAGCTATACGCACAAAAACCTGAATATGCTGGCTCACTGTGAAACAGCTACGACAATCAAACCCCTGGGATAGATGGCAACCCAGAAGCCAAGTAAAGCCAAGACACAACGTCCTTCACCATGTGAAAATACTACTCTGACACAACTCAACGTGTTAGAAGTTGTACTAAAAACTTGCATAAAGCGACACAACGcataaaatatcattttcaaTCACAGGAGAGCTTCTTAACAACAAAACAGTTCCGTGTTCGCCTTACCTCATCCCAATCTCAATTCAACTCCAACCAAATCGTCTATCAGATTGATGACGGGTTGCATGTTAGTCTCCCAGGAGCGTGTCAGTGCGGAGGAGAAAGTGGTCCCCATGCCactgagcgagagagagattgtATTCTTCAGCATCTCGCATTCCGGACGGGGAGCGGCCCACTTCCTCCGACGCACGCTGAGTTCTCGTCTGTCCCGAGCTGTGTTCCAGCGAGATGCTCATGCAAGATCTGCCTGTCAAACGCGGCGTGATAAACGAGGTCGTGTTAAATGGCTGCCCTGGGATGAGGGAGGTGACGGCAGCTCTGTCCTCTAAAGCCTGAAGATGAAATGTGTGTGGGTCTATTCCTCAAACagggagtgagtgagagagtgtcaCGAGTACTGCACCAGGTGGGTCCTGtgccccacacacacacaaacacacacacacgcacacatacacactcaag
Proteins encoded in this region:
- the ankrd34ba gene encoding LOW QUALITY PROTEIN: ankyrin repeat domain-containing protein 34B (The sequence of the model RefSeq protein was modified relative to this genomic sequence to represent the inferred CDS: deleted 2 bases in 1 codon), which gives rise to MEGAQVAKLDGNSLLKAVYQSRLRLTRLLLEGGAYVNESNERGETPLMVACQNRPADPQSVSKAKMVGYLLESGADPNIQDKSGKTALMHACLEQAGAEVVSLLLGNGADPCLEEHTGSSALIYAINASDEETLKMLIDACKARGKEVIIITPDKLACARQITKQYLSIPPTAPGDEWDKMHPTLAPCASPSDIYLSTSPQGTLSSNTSEHMFSFQDLQSMASSQPTSPSHQPSLVNRRVDKLHHLQRLHSEPWLKIPPSFLAQQHAKGTTPTEELPDITPEDEMTFRMNRMAFGNCPLSRHCSVDLKESNSLSQTNNGEGLRPAGGLCRNMSFDSLSSLHSLSNPNLHYKSNAGKNQDKALPHLAVSSLRNIIQRKKLGVDHYSSDSQLALTLATCPEDRKGHQEKRKLVKSQSPMLVGSRESLESVTMPCLHKRNPIGFERRSSGPLLLDPISHPRVGFLPPLNQHAPIPNITGTSNSSSIGASNKVPADKLIFPSAPTGFPKDPKTKRLLMRRHSMQTEQLKRLGEFNEIFGH